One genomic window of Ziziphus jujuba cultivar Dongzao chromosome 4, ASM3175591v1 includes the following:
- the LOC132803574 gene encoding replication protein A 70 kDa DNA-binding subunit B-like — translation MDSMDTVMLTMWNQFVNNECTQILNIMNRKPIIIGCRLKVSSYNGISLSTKSSSSFVIEPEIPQAAALSIWYNANAEKAMDIICGRIGLETKSLGRWL, via the exons atggacAGTATGGATACTGTGATGCTCAccatgtggaaccaatttgtgaACAATGAATGTactcaaattttgaatattatgaatAGAAAACCAATCATAATTGGATGTCGACTTAAAGTTAGCTCATATAATG GTATCTCGCTTTCAACCAAATCCTCCAGTTCATTTGTTATTGAACCGGAGATACCACAAGCAGCTGCTTTATCAATTTG GTATAATGCTAATGCTGAAAAAGCCATGGACATAATATGTGGAAGGATTGGTCTTGAGACAAAGTCACT tggccgttggctgtga